The genomic interval TTATTGCTCAACAGGTAAGTGAATTACGCGAGATTAGTCTTGAAGTATATGAAATTTTACATACAAATAAAGATGATATACCTTCTGCCTTAAAACAAATTAGCGCAGATATTAACTATCCCTTGCGCATTTATAATCATAAAAATGAAATAATTTATGATACGCTTTATGTTGCGTTGAGTGAGAATGAAATTAAGCAAGGCGTTGCAATTCGTGAGGGTAAAGTGATTATGGAACCCTCAATGCACGAGCGATTGCCAAAGTCTCCGCTTTTGACTTCGCATCTTAATAAAACATCTCAATCCCACAAGCAAAACACGCAAAAAAGCAAAAGCCCACTTTCTAAATTCCGTGAGAATCCTAGGTATAAAATTTTTATCCAAGATAATGCGTTAGATTCTCAAATATTGCTTTTACAAATAAAGCTTATTTTTTATTTTGTTCTTTCACTTTTTATCGTGGGTATTGTAGCATATTTTTTAGTGCGACTTTTTTTAAAGCCCATACAGGAGAAGATTAACTCTCTTAATAATTTTATTAAAGACACCACTCACGAAATTAATACGCCTTTGAGTATTATTTTAATGAGTATTGAGACGCTTCAAACACAAAATCTTACATCAGCACAGATGCAAAAAATTGAGCGTATTAAGCTTGCTTCAAAGAGTTTAAGTCATTTGTATAAGGATTTGGTGGCGTATAATTTTCCACATAGTATTAATAATAAGTGTGAGAATCTTGCTTTAGAGGTTCTC from Helicobacter hepaticus ATCC 51449 carries:
- a CDS encoding sensor histidine kinase, giving the protein MSDNSKRAIIKVLCLYLGTTGVFLCVFFWFFYAKEKRHLIAQQVSELREISLEVYEILHTNKDDIPSALKQISADINYPLRIYNHKNEIIYDTLYVALSENEIKQGVAIREGKVIMEPSMHERLPKSPLLTSHLNKTSQSHKQNTQKSKSPLSKFRENPRYKIFIQDNALDSQILLLQIKLIFYFVLSLFIVGIVAYFLVRLFLKPIQEKINSLNNFIKDTTHEINTPLSIILMSIETLQTQNLTSAQMQKIERIKLASKSLSHLYKDLVAYNFPHSINNKCENLALEVLLKERLEYFSPFFEQKSIQVQIHIEPSMIVASAEKMSCVIDNLLNNAIKYNKKGGHINIVLQKGLLSIADSGCGMPQMQMDRIFERYVRCNDFQGGFGIGLTLIKRICAEYNIKIEVQSVLGEGSKFTLLWRHTNKHI